One genomic region from Nocardioides plantarum encodes:
- the purF gene encoding amidophosphoribosyltransferase gives MPFQSSGSRPGGDGRLTAALDPHDQGPQDACGVFGVWAPGEDVAKLTYFGLYALQHRGQESAGIAVSNGRQILVYKDMGLVSQVFDETTLNSLKGHLAIGHARYSTTGASTWENAQPTFRPTFDGSIALGHNGNLINTHELRELVAELPGPEDELELHTRPGNDSTNDTSLVTALLAHHPDTTLEQRALEVLPLLRGAYCFVWMNENTLYAARDPQGIRPLVLGRLDRGWVVASEDAALATIGASVVREVEPGEMIVIDENGLRSHHFAEPDRKGCVFEYVYLARPDATISGRSVHESRVEMGRQLAREFPVDADLVIPVPESGTPAAAGYAEESGIPFGQGFVKNAYVGRTFIQPSQTLRQLGIRLKLNALDHMIRGKRIVVVDDSIVRGNTQRAQVRMLREAGALEVHVRISSPPVKWPCFYGIDFATRAELIANGLSPAEIAASVGADSLGYISLEGMIGATKQSTGSLCQACFTGEYPVPLPDESQLGKHLLETSIQSPTHGKALPVLNNP, from the coding sequence GTGCCCTTCCAGAGCAGTGGCTCCCGGCCCGGTGGCGACGGTCGGCTGACCGCAGCACTCGACCCGCACGACCAGGGACCCCAGGACGCCTGTGGTGTCTTCGGGGTCTGGGCGCCGGGCGAGGACGTCGCCAAGCTGACCTACTTCGGTCTCTACGCGCTTCAGCACCGCGGCCAGGAGTCGGCCGGCATCGCGGTCAGCAACGGTCGCCAGATCCTCGTCTACAAGGACATGGGGCTGGTCTCGCAGGTCTTCGACGAGACGACGCTCAACTCCCTCAAGGGCCACCTCGCGATCGGCCACGCGCGCTACTCCACGACGGGGGCCAGCACGTGGGAGAACGCCCAGCCGACGTTCCGCCCGACGTTCGACGGCTCGATCGCCCTGGGTCACAACGGCAACCTGATCAACACCCACGAGCTGCGCGAGCTGGTCGCCGAGCTGCCGGGGCCCGAGGACGAGCTCGAGCTGCACACCCGCCCGGGCAACGACTCGACCAACGACACCAGCCTGGTCACGGCCCTGCTGGCCCACCACCCCGACACCACCCTCGAGCAGCGTGCCCTCGAGGTGCTCCCGCTGCTGCGCGGCGCCTACTGCTTCGTGTGGATGAACGAGAACACCCTGTACGCCGCCCGCGACCCCCAGGGCATCCGTCCCCTCGTGCTCGGTCGGCTCGACCGCGGCTGGGTCGTGGCGAGCGAGGACGCCGCGCTGGCGACCATCGGGGCCAGCGTCGTGCGCGAGGTCGAGCCCGGCGAGATGATCGTGATCGACGAGAACGGCCTGCGCTCCCACCACTTCGCCGAGCCCGACCGCAAGGGCTGCGTCTTCGAGTACGTCTACCTCGCCCGGCCCGACGCCACCATCAGCGGCCGCAGCGTGCACGAGTCGCGGGTCGAGATGGGTCGCCAGCTCGCCCGGGAGTTCCCGGTCGACGCCGACCTGGTGATCCCCGTGCCCGAGTCCGGCACCCCCGCCGCGGCCGGCTACGCCGAGGAGTCCGGCATCCCGTTCGGTCAGGGCTTCGTCAAGAACGCCTACGTCGGCCGTACCTTCATCCAGCCCAGCCAGACCCTGCGCCAGCTCGGCATCCGCCTCAAGCTCAACGCGCTCGACCACATGATCCGCGGCAAGCGCATCGTCGTGGTCGACGACTCGATCGTGCGCGGCAACACCCAGCGCGCGCAGGTCCGGATGCTGCGGGAGGCCGGTGCCCTCGAGGTGCACGTGCGCATCTCCAGCCCGCCGGTGAAGTGGCCGTGCTTCTACGGCATCGACTTCGCCACCCGGGCCGAGCTGATCGCCAACGGGCTGAGCCCCGCCGAGATCGCCGCGAGCGTCGGCGCCGACAGCCTCGGCTACATCTCCCTCGAGGGCATGATCGGCGCGACGAAGCAGTCGACCGGCTCGCTGTGCCAGGCCTGCTTCACCGGCGAGTACCCCGTGCCGCTGCCCGACGAGAGCCAGCTCGGCAAGCACCTGCTCGAGACCTCGATCCAGTCGCCGACGCACGGCAAGGCCCTGCCGGTGCTCAACAACCCGTGA
- a CDS encoding sensor histidine kinase — MTDGSPRVRSHIDVTTWSDAGSRDALDLVASSVAEMVGFEIAIISVVRGDHMYAVSVEGSNGATDAMLGLATPISMVHTELARADDWGRFQFVPHDRVELDVQAVGWVPDLEPIDAPDAWHPLDLLIAPLHDEAGVMIGLLSIDVPMTGRRPDPTQRHLLERYVLQAERALRMAVERDDLAERIRLAEAARRVVRFATSQDDLESVIDDCRHPLIEGFRADFLAIRIYPSRSVPAAGSPPTDLPDDVIELIRAGTRRAWTEQQVVVTGPFVERAGVFTDAEWTASEHALEILGLGSSMIVPLGAGRESLGHVILGRKDPGLRWSPDEQASALDIARDIGQAVVNSRNLAKEQNLVGELRRLATYKSEVLSTVSHELKNPLSAITGHLELLDSDPTITGDARRSIEALDRAARRMGRVVDDLLLLAEVEDPEGGRASEPMDAVPVLRDALELTRVAATRRRLTFEITTPEDEVLVCCDAVDLDRVVTNLVSNAVKYTPRGGRIWLTLVTHEREIELTVADEGIGISAADQARLFTEFFRSTNPQAVAQPGTGLGLTICRRIVERHGGRITVESELGVGSAFRVFLPRPA; from the coding sequence TTGACCGACGGCTCACCGCGCGTGCGCTCCCACATCGACGTCACCACCTGGTCCGACGCCGGGTCTCGCGATGCCCTCGACCTGGTGGCGTCCTCGGTGGCCGAGATGGTCGGGTTCGAGATCGCCATCATCAGCGTGGTCCGAGGGGACCACATGTACGCCGTCTCGGTCGAGGGCAGCAACGGGGCCACGGACGCGATGCTCGGGCTGGCGACACCCATCTCGATGGTGCACACCGAGCTCGCGCGGGCCGACGACTGGGGCCGCTTCCAGTTCGTGCCCCACGACCGGGTCGAGCTCGACGTCCAGGCCGTGGGCTGGGTCCCCGACCTCGAGCCGATCGACGCGCCCGACGCGTGGCATCCGCTCGACCTCCTCATCGCTCCCCTGCACGACGAGGCCGGGGTGATGATCGGCCTGCTCTCGATCGACGTGCCGATGACCGGACGACGGCCGGACCCCACCCAGCGTCACCTGCTGGAGCGCTACGTGCTCCAGGCCGAGCGGGCGCTGCGGATGGCGGTCGAGCGCGACGACCTCGCCGAGCGGATCCGGCTCGCCGAGGCCGCCCGGCGCGTGGTGCGGTTCGCCACGTCCCAGGACGACCTCGAGAGCGTGATCGACGACTGCCGCCACCCGCTCATCGAGGGCTTCCGAGCCGACTTCCTCGCCATCCGGATCTATCCCAGCCGTAGCGTCCCGGCCGCCGGCAGCCCTCCCACGGATCTCCCCGACGACGTGATCGAGCTCATCCGCGCCGGGACCCGCCGGGCCTGGACCGAGCAGCAGGTGGTGGTCACCGGTCCGTTCGTCGAACGCGCCGGGGTGTTCACCGACGCGGAGTGGACCGCCTCCGAGCACGCGCTCGAGATCCTCGGGCTCGGCTCCTCGATGATCGTCCCGCTGGGCGCCGGCCGCGAGAGCCTGGGCCACGTCATCCTGGGCCGCAAGGACCCCGGGCTGCGGTGGAGCCCCGACGAGCAGGCGAGCGCGCTCGACATCGCGCGCGACATCGGCCAGGCCGTGGTCAACTCGCGCAACCTGGCCAAGGAGCAGAACCTCGTCGGCGAGCTCCGCCGCCTGGCGACCTACAAGTCCGAGGTGCTCAGCACCGTCTCGCACGAGCTCAAGAACCCGCTGAGCGCCATCACCGGCCACCTGGAGCTGCTCGACTCCGACCCGACGATCACCGGCGACGCCCGGCGCTCGATCGAGGCCCTCGACCGCGCCGCCCGGCGGATGGGCCGGGTCGTCGACGACCTGCTCCTGCTCGCCGAGGTGGAGGACCCCGAGGGCGGCCGTGCGTCCGAGCCGATGGACGCCGTACCCGTCCTGCGCGATGCGCTCGAGCTCACCCGGGTCGCCGCCACGCGGCGGCGGCTGACCTTCGAGATCACCACGCCAGAGGACGAGGTGCTGGTGTGCTGCGACGCGGTCGACCTCGACCGGGTGGTGACCAACCTGGTCAGCAACGCCGTCAAGTACACCCCCCGCGGCGGCCGCATCTGGCTCACCCTCGTCACGCACGAGCGCGAGATCGAGCTGACCGTCGCCGACGAGGGCATCGGCATCTCGGCCGCCGACCAGGCCCGGCTGTTCACCGAGTTCTTCCGCTCGACCAACCCGCAGGCGGTCGCCCAGCCCGGCACCGGGCTCGGGCTGACCATCTGCCGGCGGATCGTCGAGCGGCACGGCGGCCGGATCACCGTCGAGTCGGAGCTGGGCGTCGGGAGCGCGTTCCGGGTGTTCCTGCCCCGGCCCGCCTGA
- a CDS encoding FAD/NAD(P)-binding protein — protein MVVTHLPTPAAAAYAPDARHRVAVIGGGASGVLTAINLLGRSADPGLRVEIHEATGIVGRGIAYSTNDARHLLNVRSRHMSAFPDIPSDLIEWARRTGRSHDPQAFLPRLDFAAYLQDRLAQVADHRLTICAGRVDDVVPVGGRFEIRTRDVTSTADSVVLAYGNQRPRPLVVDGDELPAASWYLPDPWDLGALRVLPADATVVVVGSGLTAVDTVITLLDEGPRRRVVMVSRRGRLPEAHVAQLSTAWVQPVPEGPLTADLLAEHVREQVRAAAAQGVGWRAVVDGLRAATTPLWKRLPLDERRRFLEVHARDWEVRRHRMAPDVAARVRSYQDDGRLRVLPGGLVSVADRGDVCLVGLGAAETVTAQALVNCTGPATDITRSDDPLLLALRERGLVTPDPLRLGIDTLDGGELVGDDGRAVPGLFAVGPPRKGTLWESTAIPEIRGQAAAVADGIITRAALAPA, from the coding sequence ATGGTCGTCACCCACCTGCCCACCCCCGCCGCGGCGGCGTACGCCCCGGACGCGCGCCACCGGGTCGCCGTCATCGGCGGGGGCGCCAGCGGGGTGCTCACCGCGATCAACCTCCTCGGGCGCAGTGCCGACCCGGGCCTACGGGTCGAGATCCACGAGGCGACGGGCATCGTGGGCCGCGGCATCGCCTACTCCACCAACGACGCCCGGCACCTGCTCAACGTGCGCTCGCGCCACATGAGCGCGTTCCCCGACATCCCGTCCGACCTCATCGAGTGGGCGCGGCGCACCGGGCGCAGCCACGACCCGCAGGCCTTCCTGCCGCGCCTCGACTTCGCGGCCTACCTCCAGGACCGGCTGGCGCAGGTCGCCGACCACCGGCTGACGATCTGCGCCGGGCGCGTCGACGACGTCGTCCCCGTGGGCGGTCGCTTCGAGATCCGCACCCGCGACGTCACCAGCACCGCCGACAGCGTGGTCCTCGCCTACGGCAACCAGCGTCCCCGGCCCCTGGTGGTCGACGGTGACGAGCTGCCCGCGGCGTCCTGGTACCTCCCGGACCCCTGGGACCTCGGTGCCCTCCGGGTGCTCCCCGCCGACGCGACGGTCGTCGTCGTCGGCTCCGGGCTGACCGCCGTCGACACCGTCATCACCCTGCTCGACGAGGGTCCGCGGCGTCGCGTCGTGATGGTCAGCCGCCGGGGCCGGCTGCCCGAGGCCCACGTCGCCCAGCTCTCGACCGCGTGGGTGCAGCCCGTGCCCGAGGGGCCGCTGACCGCCGACCTGCTGGCCGAGCACGTCCGCGAGCAGGTGCGCGCAGCGGCGGCCCAGGGTGTCGGCTGGCGCGCGGTCGTCGACGGCCTGCGGGCCGCCACCACGCCGCTGTGGAAGCGGCTCCCGCTCGACGAGCGGCGCCGGTTCCTCGAGGTCCACGCCCGTGACTGGGAGGTACGCCGGCACCGGATGGCTCCCGACGTGGCCGCGCGGGTGCGGTCCTACCAGGACGACGGCCGGCTCCGCGTGCTGCCCGGTGGGCTCGTCTCGGTCGCCGACCGTGGAGACGTCTGCCTCGTCGGGCTCGGTGCCGCCGAGACGGTCACGGCGCAGGCCCTGGTCAACTGCACCGGGCCGGCGACCGACATCACCCGCAGCGACGACCCCCTCCTGCTCGCGCTGCGCGAGCGGGGGCTGGTGACCCCCGACCCGCTGCGGCTCGGCATCGACACCCTCGACGGCGGCGAGCTCGTCGGCGACGACGGCCGGGCGGTGCCGGGCCTCTTCGCGGTCGGTCCGCCCCGCAAGGGCACCCTGTGGGAGTCGACCGCCATCCCCGAGATCCGCGGACAGGCCGCCGCGGTGGCCGACGGCATCATCACCCGGGCCGCCCTCGCGCCTGCCTGA
- a CDS encoding (2Fe-2S)-binding protein: MPKQTFILNGKTVTVDVNDDVRVLWVLRDLLKVTGPKYGCGINVCKACTSHINGKAFNPCSVKVGDLKPKDRVTTIEGLAATTPGDLHPMQQAWIDHDVAQCGYCQPGQIMEAVALVKRVRREGREIRDSDLDRIRNICRCGTYVRIREAIEAGARRM, from the coding sequence ATGCCCAAGCAGACCTTCATCCTCAACGGCAAGACCGTCACCGTCGACGTCAACGACGACGTCCGCGTGCTCTGGGTGCTGCGCGACCTGCTCAAGGTCACCGGTCCCAAGTACGGCTGTGGCATCAACGTGTGCAAGGCGTGCACGTCCCACATCAACGGCAAGGCCTTCAACCCCTGCTCGGTCAAGGTCGGCGACCTCAAGCCGAAGGACCGCGTCACGACCATCGAGGGCCTGGCCGCCACGACCCCCGGCGACCTGCACCCGATGCAGCAGGCCTGGATCGACCACGACGTCGCGCAGTGCGGCTACTGCCAGCCCGGCCAGATCATGGAGGCGGTCGCGCTCGTCAAGCGCGTACGCCGGGAGGGGCGCGAGATCCGCGACTCCGACCTCGACCGGATCCGCAACATCTGCCGCTGCGGCACCTACGTCCGCATCCGCGAGGCCATCGAGGCGGGGGCACGACGCATGTGA
- a CDS encoding molybdopterin cofactor-binding domain-containing protein translates to MASTSRHGSSSPSSELHNEDPFAGLDRRRFIGYVMAGSTLVVAADLVSARPARAAVPSGPQVPELYDLEDLQTDSALPTSQLITVTITKAGRASFALPRTEVGQGILTSTAMILAEELDLPVDRVDVTLAPARPELLLNQLTGGSNTTFSTYTPIRVAAAIARQRLLEAAAILFGTTADRLTTTGGVISDTVGNRATYGDLAESAASQVVEAVEVLLRPKKEFKVIGRPRNRDDARAAVTGAKDFTTDLDVPNARPTMVCRAPEHGGTPRSLTNKAAILKMPGVTHVAQVPTGIAVRAKTFGQCIDAIRAMKVSWNPGPVHGMSDATVLKTLRANELPLVVPDVPVLAQTVETDVAFAFRSSAALETYSAIADVRSDRATIWAGLKVPILAQQRVAEAIGLPQDKVKVHVVTGGGSFGHKLFGDHAIEAAVISKAMKAPVKLMWHRADEPRQGRLHPMATSRVRATVLAGQVLSFEQRHTSVTTDFSHGLGEMITSQADELDPIGVGGLGFAETIFTLTQELPYDFGVVTQLLNEPLQFEDTFSTGSMRNIYSPDVCVAAELTIDQLAKKVGKDPVAFRLSMLKNDRVKAALEKVAEEGRWGRTLPAGVAQGVAIHKEYKGCTAVLVEIDTRPKTVERDLGPETVTGPRVIKVVIVVDAGLVINPRGVEAQMQGGAMDGIALTLTSSCHLQNGRFLEASWDNYFYTRQWNVPPTVEVHIMPSDSDTPGGVGEAAVGSTAAAVACAYARATKKVPTFFPINHDDIDFTPKSFVPPVPQSPTNGLKLTR, encoded by the coding sequence ATGGCTTCCACGTCCCGTCACGGCTCCAGCAGTCCGTCCAGCGAACTGCACAACGAGGACCCCTTCGCGGGGCTCGACCGCCGCAGGTTCATCGGCTACGTCATGGCCGGCAGCACCCTCGTGGTGGCCGCCGACCTCGTGAGCGCCCGGCCGGCGCGCGCCGCCGTACCGTCGGGGCCGCAGGTCCCCGAGCTCTACGACCTGGAGGACCTGCAGACCGACTCGGCGCTGCCCACCTCGCAGCTGATCACGGTGACCATCACCAAGGCCGGCCGCGCGTCGTTCGCCCTCCCGCGGACCGAGGTCGGTCAGGGCATCCTGACCTCCACCGCGATGATCCTCGCCGAGGAGCTCGACCTGCCGGTCGACAGGGTCGACGTCACGCTCGCGCCGGCCCGCCCCGAGCTGCTGCTCAACCAGCTCACCGGCGGCTCCAACACCACCTTCTCGACGTACACGCCGATCCGCGTGGCGGCGGCGATCGCGCGACAGCGCCTCCTGGAGGCCGCCGCCATCCTGTTCGGCACCACGGCCGACCGGCTCACCACGACCGGCGGTGTCATCAGCGACACCGTGGGCAACCGGGCCACCTACGGCGACCTCGCCGAGAGCGCCGCCAGCCAGGTGGTCGAGGCGGTCGAGGTGCTGCTGCGGCCGAAGAAGGAGTTCAAGGTCATCGGCCGCCCGCGCAACCGCGACGACGCGCGTGCCGCGGTCACCGGGGCCAAGGACTTCACGACCGACCTCGACGTCCCGAACGCGCGGCCGACGATGGTCTGCCGTGCGCCGGAGCACGGAGGCACCCCGCGGAGCCTGACCAACAAGGCCGCGATCCTGAAGATGCCCGGGGTCACCCACGTCGCCCAGGTGCCCACCGGGATCGCGGTCCGGGCCAAGACTTTCGGCCAGTGCATCGACGCGATCCGGGCGATGAAGGTGTCGTGGAACCCCGGACCCGTGCACGGCATGTCCGACGCCACGGTGCTGAAGACATTGCGGGCCAACGAGCTGCCGCTGGTGGTGCCCGACGTGCCGGTGCTCGCGCAGACGGTCGAGACCGACGTCGCGTTCGCCTTCCGCAGCAGTGCGGCCCTGGAGACCTACTCGGCGATCGCCGACGTGCGCAGCGACCGGGCGACGATCTGGGCCGGGCTCAAGGTGCCGATCCTGGCGCAGCAGCGGGTCGCCGAGGCGATCGGTCTGCCCCAGGACAAGGTCAAGGTTCACGTCGTGACCGGCGGCGGGTCGTTCGGCCACAAGCTGTTCGGCGACCACGCGATCGAGGCAGCGGTGATCTCGAAGGCGATGAAGGCGCCGGTCAAGCTCATGTGGCACCGCGCCGACGAGCCGCGCCAGGGCCGCCTGCACCCGATGGCCACCTCGCGCGTCCGGGCCACGGTCCTCGCCGGCCAGGTGCTCAGCTTCGAGCAGCGGCACACCAGCGTCACCACCGACTTCAGCCACGGTCTGGGCGAGATGATCACCTCGCAGGCCGACGAGCTCGACCCGATCGGGGTCGGCGGGCTCGGGTTCGCCGAGACGATATTCACCCTCACCCAGGAGCTGCCCTACGACTTCGGGGTCGTGACGCAGCTGCTCAACGAGCCGCTGCAGTTCGAGGACACGTTCAGCACCGGCTCGATGCGCAACATCTACTCACCCGACGTCTGCGTCGCAGCCGAGCTGACGATCGACCAGCTCGCCAAGAAGGTCGGCAAGGACCCGGTCGCGTTCCGTCTCTCGATGCTCAAGAACGACCGGGTCAAGGCGGCGCTGGAGAAGGTCGCGGAGGAGGGACGGTGGGGTCGTACCCTGCCCGCCGGGGTCGCGCAGGGCGTCGCGATCCACAAGGAGTACAAGGGCTGCACGGCCGTGCTCGTCGAGATCGACACCCGGCCCAAGACGGTCGAGCGCGATCTGGGTCCCGAGACCGTCACCGGTCCGCGGGTCATCAAGGTCGTCATCGTGGTCGACGCCGGGCTGGTGATCAACCCACGCGGCGTCGAGGCGCAGATGCAGGGCGGCGCCATGGACGGCATCGCGCTCACCCTCACCAGCAGCTGCCACCTGCAGAACGGCCGCTTCCTCGAGGCCAGCTGGGACAACTACTTCTACACGCGTCAGTGGAACGTGCCGCCGACCGTCGAGGTGCACATCATGCCCAGCGACTCCGACACCCCCGGAGGCGTCGGCGAGGCCGCGGTCGGCTCGACCGCCGCCGCCGTCGCGTGCGCCTACGCCCGGGCCACCAAGAAGGTCCCGACGTTCTTCCCGATCAACCACGACGACATCGACTTCACCCCGAAGTCGTTCGTGCCGCCCGTCCCGCAGTCGCCCACCAACGGCCTCAAGCTCACCCGCTGA